The Rhodohalobacter barkolensis genome includes the window AGGACACGGTTATTGAAACGCTGGTTTAAATCCTCTTTTATCCATCGATTTAGCTCTTTCTTCTTTCTCGAGTCGGGTAATTTTTCAATTCCTTTTCTCAATTCGCCAAACGTAATGACACTTAAATACATGGAGAGTTCATCCTGATCGGCGAACCACTTCACAACATTTTGATTTGGTTCCTTTTTAACCAATTCTGAAATACAGCAGGTATCAATCAAATAGCTCATAGTTCAACACTACGGGCTGGGGATTTATCTCGCTTTAGGTCAATCTCAACCTTTGAAAGAGGAGATTTTCGAAAAAACTCAATCAAAGACGTCTTCGGTTGTTCTAATTTTCGATAGTCTTCAGCCGAAAGCACCACTACGCTGTCCTTTCCATGTTTTGTCACAGTTTGGGGTCCCTCTTCCGATGCCTTGCGAACGACTTCGCTAAATCGGTTTTTAGCTTCCTGTAATTGCCATTTTTTAGATTTTGTGATCATAAATACCTCCATTTTCATCTAGTCTGTCTAGAACATACATATTTATAACAGATAATAGAAGTGAAAATT containing:
- a CDS encoding type II toxin-antitoxin system VapC family toxin, translating into MSYLIDTCCISELVKKEPNQNVVKWFADQDELSMYLSVITFGELRKGIEKLPDSRKKKELNRWIKEDLNQRFNNRVLNITIEEVNKWGEILATAEKNGYPLPAIDSLIAATAMVHDLSVVTRNTKDMEGSGVDVINPWV
- a CDS encoding type II toxin-antitoxin system Phd/YefM family antitoxin; amino-acid sequence: MITKSKKWQLQEAKNRFSEVVRKASEEGPQTVTKHGKDSVVVLSAEDYRKLEQPKTSLIEFFRKSPLSKVEIDLKRDKSPARSVEL